The segment AAGTCCTCGTTCGTCCGATAGCTATCGGACCCTCACTGCGGCCTGCCAGCGGCAGGTCCGCTACTATCCCTCACGCGGCTTACGCCTTAAATCAAAAAAACCTCACAGGAATGTGAGGTTTTTTTGAAATTAATTTATTGATTATTGTTAATTCTATTGTACTAAATTTATTGATTAACAAAAAATCCAGTACCAGCCTTGAATACTGATGATATAGATATTAATTTACCGTTTTTATCTTTAAAACTACTAGTAGTACCTCTATATATTGTTACATCAACATATCCCACATTCACTTCCTTGTATATTTCAACAGGTATGATACATCAATCCATTCAATAACAGTAAGCGTTAGAAAATGCATACTGTCTTTATTTCTTATATTGTATCGCCCTGTCATTGTCGGCAAATATATAATATTATAGTTGGGTTGCAAACCCATTTCCTTTCTCAAGCCGATTGCATCCCCCCGCCGCGGCGGGGCTATCGCAGACGGCTCGACTCGTGTACATGTATAGCTTTATGTGTCATGATTTTTCTCTACAAATATAATTAAGAAAACTAGGTCAATAAAATTACTTTATATATAATTTTGATTGGCGTTTTCCGCTAATAAAAACCCGTCTCCGATTTAACAGATTCTTCGTCACGTCTTTAAGCTCAGTTTATAGTTTTAAGGATAGACTATGCCCTTTCGCCGCGGCGAACAGAATGACGTTGTGCTATCAGGCGATCGTGACCCGTAACTCCACCCTTCGACTCCCATTCGGCTAAGCTCATGGCAGGCTGCTCAGGGTTGCAATTGTCTACAACAATCAGGCGTCAGCAATCCGCCGCGGCGGAGTAAATCGTAATTCGTTTTCGATTCATGAGATTGCCACGCGGGAGCCGCTCGCAATGACGGTGTGCTATTATCCCAAATACTTCTGATACATATTCCACCAACGCTCGGGTATTTCGTCTTTACATGCTTGTTGATAATCTTGGTAGGAGCACGGAACCATATGTGGGCCGTGGTGTGCATGTTGGTTTACCTGCGTGGGCACTTCCATCCACCAGCGTTCGGTGCGTTTGCTTTTATAAAAATTTATACTATGTGCGTTGTCTTTTAAACCTATTACAAACTTAAAAAAATCATCAGGATTTTCGTCAGGATGTTCACGATGGCGAGCCATATAACCATCCACTACATACCATATAATTTGTGCGGCAAGTTTGGCAGTTTGTTTATTTATATCGTTCGATGGATTGATACCATTGAGTGTGAAAACCTTGAGGCTTTGTCCCATGCCACCATAGCGTGCAAGGCGGCATACTTCATCACCAAACAATCCATTGGGCGACCCATCTGTAGTGCCCGGAGCATCGCTCATTCTTACTGAACGCATGTCCAAACTTAGTATATCACAACTACGCAGCACGGGCTCCACTTCTTCCATATGGGTATTTACCCAGCCCAATCTAAATGCATCGAAATACATATGTTGAAATGCTTCGAGGGCTAAGGGATCGGTCATATAGGTTTGGTAAGCCAGCAAACTTAAGTTGAATAAAAAGTTAGGTTTATGCACCACCATTCTACTTAGCGGGCCATGCTTTCCAAGATCTATAGCAGGACTTATCATGCCTAAAGTTACCATTAAATCTTGTTCCTCAAACCCCCGGTAAATGGCGTAGTCCCAACGATTATCGGCACTTATAAAAATGGGCATTACTTTCCGTTCGAGCAAATAACTCATTACATGAGAAATGGCAAATTCTGTATCTTCGGGGTCAATCGTTGTTATAATATTTCCGAGGTCAACAATTTCTATTTGATATATTTGCGAGAGACGATATAGTTCAGCACGAACAGTATCGGCAGCACGGTCATCGAAACCTATAATAGCCATTTGCACCTCGTCGAGGCCGGGCATAATATCTATATATAACTGACTTTTGGTAAACCACGACTGCCCGTGGGCATCTTGCGGCAAATCGTCGGGGTGTATGGGTCTAAAGTAATGATTAATTTCCATCGCTACAAAGAAACAAAGCAAGGTTGCATTTGGCAAACTTAGTTAACCACAGAGCTATTGATAGTGTATATTTTTTTGTATTGAATTCAACCTTTGCTCAGCACCACAATTTTTTGCCTGAGTATTTCTTTTCCACTTTGTTTGTGAAGTACTATTATATATATTCCGGGAGCAAGTGGGCTTTTATCGAATTGTAATATATATTTATTGTCTTTAAAAACTGTGGCGTTCCACACGGCATCAATGCGTTTGCCATCCATCGTAATAATATCAAGTGTATATATATTACTTTCTCCTGCATCAAATTCTATAGTAGCAATATCCGTCATCGGATTGGGATATATAGTTAATTTATTTTGTGGTATTATAGTTTGTGCCGTATCCTGCGGGCGGCCAATTTTTGCAATATAAGTGCTCCATGATTGTGATGAATTTCCAAAGGCAGCGGCCATCCATGCATGTCCATTACCGCGGGCATTCACGAAGACATTTCCTGTATAATCTCCCCAGCGATCTACATTATTTTGTGCGGCAGAAGTTTTCACACTGTTATCACCCTTGCGAATTAATGTAGAAGATGAAAACACAAAATCATTATCACAGATCACGGCACGGCATTCAGGGAAACGGTCTTGCCCACTGGCCAAAAAAGAAATTAAAGAAGTTTGATTTAAGCTATCGTTCGTGAAGGGGCACACTACTGGGTAGGCATAGTCCACACTGCCCAGCCCAAAGGTTTGCCATGTGGCTATATTGTTACCCGCATCGAAACGTATATAATAGAGTTTCCCGAAATTGTTTGCGTCTTTGCTCACAAAAACCGAATGTATAATACCATTTTGCCAGAATGCATCTCTTATGCGGCAGCGTCCTTGGTCTAGTTTTATGGTAGAATTCTTTTGCAAAGCATCTATGGGCGGGCTATATCGGTCTATAGTAAGAGTATTACTAACCACATCACTATTGTCGGCAGGAGTTTTAATTTTGTATATAGATAGTTTGTCGCCACCTGCCGCTATGTTACTCAAAAAATACATATAGTTATCATAAGTAACGGAGGCAGGATGATAAACGGGAACCAAATTAAAGGGGCTTCCACTTAAACTCCCACGTAAATTTATTTGCAGGGGTTGACCACTATAGGCACCCGTTTTTCCAATTTGAAATATAACCGAAGATACAAAATCATTATTGGCATCGAACAAATTTCCACTCACAAATATGTCATGCGAATTGATAGCTAAGCTAGGATAATCTAACCAATTGCTTGGCCAATTCCCTGCAATTTTATATTTATATATATGCCAATTATTATAATCGTTTGCACCTACAGAAGTTAATATAACGAGGTTACTATTTGTAGGTTTATTACCATATAATAATGCGATAACAAATCGTTGGGAGGTATGGTCGTACACGATACGTGGGTCATAACAATAATGACCAGTTAAAGTGGGGTCATTTATAATTGCGGAAAAGTTTTTCTCCAATAATTTTTTACCTATAGTATCAAAAACAAAAATAGAAGAATTAATACAACTAATTACAATATTGCCATTGGAAGCTGCGATGCTGTTATCGGTAGGGGTGAAAGGCAATGGCTGGTTTCCCGCAAATTTTTTCACTACTTGTGGCGAGTCAAAATATATTTTTCCTGCCTGCATGTCCTCGCCATAGTATTTGGCAATCGTTTTCTTTTTTTCTATTTTATTATAATAACCAGTAGTGTCTTCAGGTTCATCGTCTTTGTGCTTGTTGAGGGTAAATAGTTGGAAATTAAAAGTAGGAGAAAGGGTATCGATATTATATACCGTTTTGTATAATGGTAGGGTTATTTGTTTGTTGTAGGGAGTTTGGGCGGAGGCAAAGAAAGTATAAAGTATAAAGTATATAGTATATAGTACAGGTTTGTGATTATAATTAATAATTATTCTTTGCCCATGCGAAAAGCATGTTAATTTTCGAATCGATATTAAATATTTTTGCAGAGGCATCAGCCCACAAATATAAAACAACTATTTTTGCCCACCGAATATATGTTTACACACGATCACACCATACGCGTACGTTACGCAGAAACAGACCAGATGGGCGTTGTGCACCATAGCAGCTATGTGTTGTATACCGAAGAAGCACGCACGGAAGCATTGCGTTCGCTAGGTGTGAGTTATAAAAATGTGGAAGACTGGGGTGTAGCCATGCCCGTTTTTAATATGAATTTCGATTTTAAAAAGGCAGCCTATTATGATGATCTATTGACCATTAAAACTATTTTGCAAGAAACCCCGACTGTACGGATAAAATTTTTGTATGAAGTATATAATCAAAAAAATGAATTGCTCACACAAGCCCAAGTAACTTTATACTTCGTAGATAGAGCCACAGGCCGGCCAACGCGATGTCCCAAGTATTTGTTGGATTTATTGACACCGTTTTTTTAATTACAGTATTTCATTTTTGTTTTGATATTGATGTAACATTTATCATCATAATCATAAATCAAAAAATCGTTTATAATAACAATATAATGAAAACTTGGATGGATATATACAACTTGTCCTTTGGTGTTGATAATAGTGACTTGTGTGCCATTCTTAGCCACAGCCAAACCATTGATAAATTCTGGTTCTCTATCATAAGTGGTTGGAGTAAGCTGTTTCCCTTTTTTGTCAATCAATGAATATCGGTTGTTTTGGTACACAATAGCATATCCCTTATCAAACGGACTACTATAATAGTTCCCAATATCAACCACCCAATCATATACCGATGATATCATTTTTTCTCCTTGCCAATTAATAAATCCCCACTTGCCGTTTTCTTTTACTGGAGCTAATCCGTTGGCAAATCGAGCAGCATAATCGAAGCGAAAAGATATTGCAACCTTACCTTGGGTATTACAAAACCCTGCTTTTTTGTCCTTAATTGCACGTATTAACTTTTCGTTCACACTTTCTAATGCGATAAATTCTTTGCCTTTTATGGTAGGGGCCATATCATACTCGCAGGGCATACTTTCTATTCCGTTTTTGTTTACCATGCCCCATTTGCCATTCTTTTTAACCCATGCCAAGCCATTTTTAAATCCATAAGCATATTGATATATAAAAGGGATAATTTCTTTTCCCGTTTTATCTATAAACCCATACAATGTATCTCTGTGCAACACTGCCAGCCCTTCCGAGAATCCATCATAACGATAATCTATATAGTTTTCTTCATTATAGTTTTTTGCCTTTTTTTCTTCTTCTGGCACTACTTTATCGTATTTAAAAGGTATTTTTTCTGTGCCGAGCGAATCAATAAAACCCCATTTATTCCCAAGTTTAGCTAGTGAAAGTCCTTCATTAAAAGGATATACTTTTTGATATTTTATGGGAACCATGAAACCCGTTTTCATATTGCGGAAACCATAAGCATATTGCCCATTGAGTGGTTTAGAAAACTGTAACATTTCATTTGGAAGCTTTTCCATAGTGGTGTATTCGCAAGGCAGTATTTCTTTCCAGCCAGTATCAACCAAACCCTTGTTACCATACACTTCAACGATAGCATATTTATCACCGTCAAAAAAACCAGCTTTTGTATATTTAATATTGCCCAATACTTTCCCTTTAAAACTATAACGTGTTTCTTTATATTGTTCGTCGAAAGCGGTATAACACTTTTCGTTTTCATAAAAAAAAAGCAGGCGATAACCTGGGCTCAGAATCTCGCCTTTTGTATTTATCAAAAAAAACTTTCCCGCTTTTTTCACCACGGCATGTTCTCCTTCAAAAAAAACTGCTTGGTTAAACTGCGGGTCAATCAATATTTTTTTGCTGGTATCGCAGTAGCCCCATAAAGTGTCTTTACGGTAGGGCACAAGGTCGTAGCGTTGACTCATGGCTGTGAGACAACTATAAAAGATGGAACAAAAAAGGGAAAACTTTTTCATATCAAGGTTAACGAAATCGCCCGCAAATTATTGCTTAATTTTGAAAATAGTAATACCATTTTTTGGGTATTTTTAAATGTCGACTTTTAACTTTCCAAAAGCTCTAAACTTTTGGAAAGTTAAAAGACAGATTTCTACTTTATAGAAACACAGAATAAAGTTTCATAATTTTTACCGTAATTCGTAATTTAATCCGCCGCTGGCGGACGTAATTTTTTTCTATGCTACAATTTCAAACACAATCTTTCGATCAATTAAGCACCCGCCATTTGTATGAATTGCTTAGGGTTCGCAGTGAAGTATTTGTGGTAGAACAAAAATGTATTTTTTTGGACCTTGATAACCACGACCAATTTTGCTACCATGTGCTAGGGCTCAACGGGCAATCGGATGTGATGGCCTATACACGTATTGCTCCTCCGGGTGTATTATATAATGAGCCATCTATTGGAAGGGTACTCACTTCGCCCTTATACCGTGGGCGTGGCATGGGCAAGTTGCTGATGGACTATTCTGTGAAGCAGTGTGAGCAAATGTTTCCCAATGCCCCCATCAAAATTATGGCACAGGAATATTTGGAAAAGTTTTACAGCGATTTGGGTTTCAAAACTACCAGTGAAGCTTTTGAGGAGGATGGAATTTTACACGTGTACATGTTGCGGTGATAGGGATTCAGGAGTGGGGATTCAAGATTCAGTTCGCCGCCGGCGAATAGGTTATTGCAGATATTAGTCGGGCATCGCCCCCTAAACTCGGATTTTCGAATACCTACTGCATCTAACCACTCTTCGACTCCCTTGCGGCTATGCACAAGGCGGGTTGCCCAGAGTTGCATTTGTAAATATAATAAACGCTAATGGCCAATCCCATTCGCCGCGGCGAACTAACCACAGTTTTTTCAAGTAACTTTCGTTCCATTCGGTCGTTGAGTAATACCTTTGAACCCTTAATTAAATAACATGAGAATTTATACTAAAATTTTAATCTGCCTGTTAGCTATCGGAACCCTAGGCAGTCCGCTGTTTGCTCAAAAAGGCAAAAATAAAAAGAACAAAAATGTAGTGCCACGAGGTTGGCAACATAACGACCTTAAGAAGGACAAACATTTCGGCGTGAGTGATAACAGGGCATATACCGAATTGTTAAAAGACAAAAAATCTACACCCATTATAGTAGCAGTAATAGATGGAGGAACCGATGTAAGCCACAAGGATTTAAAAAATGTGTTGTGGGTCAATCCAAAAGAAATAGCAGGCAATGGCAAAGATGATGACAACAATGGTTATATAGACGACATTAATGGTTGGAATTATATAGGTGGTAAAGACAGTATGGTAGAGGAAGACACCTATGAAGCCACTCGTATTTATGGTAAGTTCCGTGGCAAATATGAAAGTATGGATCCTTCAAAAATTAGTGATAAAGACCGCAATGAATATGAGTTGTATCAAAAGGCAAAGGAATTTCATTTGAAAAAAGTAGAAGAAAATAAGAAGCAAATAGAAGGAATAGAAACGTTGAAGAAAGCATTTGAAAGCATTCGGAATAAAATAGGGAAAGACAAAATAAGCAAAGAAACGCTCGATGCATATAAGCCCGAGGGTGATGTAGAGCAACAAGCCATATTTTTTATGAGACTTTTATTCAAAAACAAGCTCCCCGATTCCTTTTTGTTCGATCAGTTAGGTGGAGAGTCTGCCCAAAAATCATTAGACTATAGTTTGAACCCCGATTTTAACCCGCGAACAATAGTGGGCGATAATTACGATGATATCAACGAACGTTATTATGGCAATAATACCGTTGGTGGCCCTAGTGCGGTGCATGGTACCCACGTGGCAGGTATTATAGCCGCCGAACGTAATAATGGCTATGGCATGGATGGCATAGCTGACAATGCAAAAATTATGGTGCTGCGTGTAGTGCCCGATGGCGACGAACGAGACAAAGACATTGCAAACGCCATAAGATATGCGGCCGACAATGGAGCAAAAATTATCAATATGAGTTTTGGAAAGGATTTTTCACCAGGCAAGACCAAGGTCGACGAAGCTGTAAAATATGCAGTTTCTAAAGGTGTAATTTTGGTGCATGCAGCAGGTAATGATAGTAAAAATAATGACAAAGATGATAACTTCCCCTGCGATGTTTATGATAACTCCGCCGATACGGCATCTACGTGGATTGAGGTAGGGGCTTCTAATGCTAAAAAGGATAAAGCACTGCCTGCAAGTTTTTCAAACTATGGTAAAAGCAATGTCGATTTATTCGCACCAGGCACTCAAATATATGCTACCGTACCCGACAATAAATTTCAAAGCCTACAGGGAACAAGTATGGCTGCACCTGTTGTAGCGGGTGTTGCGGCATTGGTATGGTCTTATTTCCCAGAACTTACTGCAGTGCAAGTAAAACAAATTCTTATTAATAGCACGGTGCTGATGAAGAAAAAAGTAATCGTGCCAGGCACTAAAAAAGAGAAAGTAAAAATGAAAGATCTTTGCCAATCGGGAGGTGTAGTAAATGCATATAATGCTGTGAAAATGGCGATGGAAATTACGGGCAAAAAATAACTAGGATGTTGAAGTTTATTATATATACTTTGGTATTCTA is part of the Bacteroidota bacterium genome and harbors:
- a CDS encoding arginase family protein encodes the protein MEINHYFRPIHPDDLPQDAHGQSWFTKSQLYIDIMPGLDEVQMAIIGFDDRAADTVRAELYRLSQIYQIEIVDLGNIITTIDPEDTEFAISHVMSYLLERKVMPIFISADNRWDYAIYRGFEEQDLMVTLGMISPAIDLGKHGPLSRMVVHKPNFLFNLSLLAYQTYMTDPLALEAFQHMYFDAFRLGWVNTHMEEVEPVLRSCDILSLDMRSVRMSDAPGTTDGSPNGLFGDEVCRLARYGGMGQSLKVFTLNGINPSNDINKQTAKLAAQIIWYVVDGYMARHREHPDENPDDFFKFVIGLKDNAHSINFYKSKRTERWWMEVPTQVNQHAHHGPHMVPCSYQDYQQACKDEIPERWWNMYQKYLG
- a CDS encoding T9SS type A sorting domain-containing protein — translated: MPLQKYLISIRKLTCFSHGQRIIINYNHKPVLYTIYFILYTFFASAQTPYNKQITLPLYKTVYNIDTLSPTFNFQLFTLNKHKDDEPEDTTGYYNKIEKKKTIAKYYGEDMQAGKIYFDSPQVVKKFAGNQPLPFTPTDNSIAASNGNIVISCINSSIFVFDTIGKKLLEKNFSAIINDPTLTGHYCYDPRIVYDHTSQRFVIALLYGNKPTNSNLVILTSVGANDYNNWHIYKYKIAGNWPSNWLDYPSLAINSHDIFVSGNLFDANNDFVSSVIFQIGKTGAYSGQPLQINLRGSLSGSPFNLVPVYHPASVTYDNYMYFLSNIAAGGDKLSIYKIKTPADNSDVVSNTLTIDRYSPPIDALQKNSTIKLDQGRCRIRDAFWQNGIIHSVFVSKDANNFGKLYYIRFDAGNNIATWQTFGLGSVDYAYPVVCPFTNDSLNQTSLISFLASGQDRFPECRAVICDNDFVFSSSTLIRKGDNSVKTSAAQNNVDRWGDYTGNVFVNARGNGHAWMAAAFGNSSQSWSTYIAKIGRPQDTAQTIIPQNKLTIYPNPMTDIATIEFDAGESNIYTLDIITMDGKRIDAVWNATVFKDNKYILQFDKSPLAPGIYIIVLHKQSGKEILRQKIVVLSKG
- a CDS encoding thioesterase family protein produces the protein MFTHDHTIRVRYAETDQMGVVHHSSYVLYTEEARTEALRSLGVSYKNVEDWGVAMPVFNMNFDFKKAAYYDDLLTIKTILQETPTVRIKFLYEVYNQKNELLTQAQVTLYFVDRATGRPTRCPKYLLDLLTPFF
- a CDS encoding WG repeat-containing protein, coding for MKKFSLFCSIFYSCLTAMSQRYDLVPYRKDTLWGYCDTSKKILIDPQFNQAVFFEGEHAVVKKAGKFFLINTKGEILSPGYRLLFFYENEKCYTAFDEQYKETRYSFKGKVLGNIKYTKAGFFDGDKYAIVEVYGNKGLVDTGWKEILPCEYTTMEKLPNEMLQFSKPLNGQYAYGFRNMKTGFMVPIKYQKVYPFNEGLSLAKLGNKWGFIDSLGTEKIPFKYDKVVPEEEKKAKNYNEENYIDYRYDGFSEGLAVLHRDTLYGFIDKTGKEIIPFIYQYAYGFKNGLAWVKKNGKWGMVNKNGIESMPCEYDMAPTIKGKEFIALESVNEKLIRAIKDKKAGFCNTQGKVAISFRFDYAARFANGLAPVKENGKWGFINWQGEKMISSVYDWVVDIGNYYSSPFDKGYAIVYQNNRYSLIDKKGKQLTPTTYDREPEFINGLAVAKNGTQVTIINTKGQVVYIHPSFHYIVIINDFLIYDYDDKCYINIKTKMKYCN
- a CDS encoding GNAT family N-acetyltransferase, with product MLQFQTQSFDQLSTRHLYELLRVRSEVFVVEQKCIFLDLDNHDQFCYHVLGLNGQSDVMAYTRIAPPGVLYNEPSIGRVLTSPLYRGRGMGKLLMDYSVKQCEQMFPNAPIKIMAQEYLEKFYSDLGFKTTSEAFEEDGILHVYMLR
- a CDS encoding S8 family peptidase, which produces MRIYTKILICLLAIGTLGSPLFAQKGKNKKNKNVVPRGWQHNDLKKDKHFGVSDNRAYTELLKDKKSTPIIVAVIDGGTDVSHKDLKNVLWVNPKEIAGNGKDDDNNGYIDDINGWNYIGGKDSMVEEDTYEATRIYGKFRGKYESMDPSKISDKDRNEYELYQKAKEFHLKKVEENKKQIEGIETLKKAFESIRNKIGKDKISKETLDAYKPEGDVEQQAIFFMRLLFKNKLPDSFLFDQLGGESAQKSLDYSLNPDFNPRTIVGDNYDDINERYYGNNTVGGPSAVHGTHVAGIIAAERNNGYGMDGIADNAKIMVLRVVPDGDERDKDIANAIRYAADNGAKIINMSFGKDFSPGKTKVDEAVKYAVSKGVILVHAAGNDSKNNDKDDNFPCDVYDNSADTASTWIEVGASNAKKDKALPASFSNYGKSNVDLFAPGTQIYATVPDNKFQSLQGTSMAAPVVAGVAALVWSYFPELTAVQVKQILINSTVLMKKKVIVPGTKKEKVKMKDLCQSGGVVNAYNAVKMAMEITGKK